In the genome of Methanobrevibacter sp., one region contains:
- a CDS encoding DNA-directed DNA polymerase, with protein sequence MEKNVVILDIDYVTFEDKPVIRLFSKDGDKNVILLDDTFEPYLYVVSDDLDECIDEINENLDVVRMEKVIKKDFQVEKEFIKVTFKHPQELAKNRDALRDLESVVQIREFDIPFYRRYLMDRDVIPMTEVVAVGEKLDSFLNLDSSKQDVTIIKLTENLKRVKDYPQKFRILSFDLEVRNPHGMPNSEEDEIIMIGVASNFGINQVISTKTNSESRDDFVNQVSSEREMIQEFVKIIKENNVDIIVGYNSDNFDFPYLKDRAKILGVDLDIGMDESEVKYIRRGYANAASLKGLIHVDLYLVMRRYMTLERYTLERVYYELFGEEKIDVPGEKIWEFWDNGGEALDNLFDYSLDDVISTLKIAEQTLPLNLELTRIIGQPLFDVSRMATGQQAEWFLVKQAYFDGEVVPNKQGSNFADRANAEDNEGGYVKEPETGLHENLVQFDFRSLYPSIIISKNISPDVMTLGDVDDEEEYNISPEHGIKFKKSPKGFIPSVIDKILQERFRIKREMKASTDETEKKALDVQQQAIKRLANTMYGIYGFPRFRWYSFECAKAITSWGRQYIKSSIKKAEEYGFYAIYADTDGFYAKYKIEKK encoded by the coding sequence ATGGAAAAGAATGTTGTCATCCTGGACATTGATTATGTTACTTTTGAAGATAAGCCTGTAATTAGATTATTCTCCAAAGATGGAGATAAAAATGTAATTTTGTTGGATGATACATTCGAACCTTATTTGTATGTCGTATCTGATGATCTTGATGAGTGCATTGATGAAATTAATGAGAATTTAGATGTTGTTCGCATGGAAAAAGTCATTAAAAAAGATTTCCAGGTTGAAAAGGAATTCATCAAAGTAACGTTCAAGCATCCTCAGGAACTAGCTAAAAATAGGGATGCATTAAGAGATTTGGAAAGTGTTGTTCAGATAAGGGAGTTTGACATTCCATTTTACAGAAGATATCTGATGGACCGTGATGTGATTCCTATGACAGAGGTTGTTGCAGTCGGTGAGAAATTGGATTCATTTTTAAATCTCGATAGTTCAAAGCAGGATGTTACGATAATTAAATTAACTGAAAATTTGAAGCGCGTTAAGGATTATCCTCAAAAGTTTAGAATTTTGAGCTTCGATTTGGAAGTCAGAAACCCTCACGGCATGCCAAACTCCGAAGAAGATGAAATTATCATGATAGGAGTGGCTAGCAATTTTGGCATCAATCAGGTTATTTCCACAAAAACTAATTCAGAAAGCAGGGATGATTTTGTCAATCAGGTTTCATCGGAGCGTGAGATGATTCAGGAGTTTGTGAAAATCATCAAGGAAAACAATGTTGATATCATTGTTGGTTACAATTCAGATAATTTTGATTTCCCATATCTCAAAGACCGTGCAAAGATATTGGGTGTTGATTTGGACATTGGAATGGATGAATCAGAAGTTAAGTATATTAGAAGGGGATATGCCAACGCAGCTTCCCTTAAAGGCTTGATTCATGTAGACCTGTATCTTGTCATGAGACGTTACATGACTCTAGAGAGATATACGTTGGAACGTGTTTATTATGAATTGTTTGGAGAAGAAAAGATTGATGTTCCCGGCGAGAAAATCTGGGAATTCTGGGATAATGGTGGTGAAGCGCTGGATAACTTATTTGATTATTCACTTGATGATGTAATTTCCACTTTAAAGATCGCCGAACAGACATTGCCTCTTAATTTAGAGCTCACCCGTATTATTGGCCAACCCTTATTTGACGTTTCCCGTATGGCCACCGGCCAGCAGGCGGAATGGTTTTTAGTAAAGCAGGCTTATTTTGATGGAGAAGTGGTTCCAAACAAGCAAGGCTCTAATTTTGCAGATCGCGCTAATGCTGAGGATAATGAAGGAGGATATGTAAAGGAACCTGAAACAGGCCTTCATGAGAATTTGGTCCAATTTGACTTTAGAAGCCTGTATCCAAGCATCATAATCTCAAAAAATATTTCACCGGATGTCATGACCTTAGGCGATGTAGATGATGAAGAGGAATATAATATATCTCCCGAGCATGGAATAAAGTTTAAAAAGTCACCGAAAGGGTTTATTCCATCAGTTATTGATAAGATTTTACAGGAACGTTTCAGAATTAAAAGGGAAATGAAGGCATCAACTGATGAAACTGAAAAGAAAGCTTTGGATGTTCAACAACAAGCCATTAAGCGGCTTGCAAATACAATGTACGGTATTTATGGTTTCCCTAGATTCAGATGGTATTCTTTTGAATGCGCAAAGGCCATTACTTCATGGGGAAGGCAATACATCAAATCATCTATAAAAAAAGCAGAAGAATACGGATTTTATGCAATATATGCGGATACGGATGGTTTTTACGCTAAATATAAAATAGAAAAAAAATAA
- the purM gene encoding phosphoribosylformylglycinamidine cyclo-ligase, which translates to MVTYSESGVDIDLEAVTVSKLADKLKSTLSCRDIITDSGHYAALVKLGDKAIAMSTDGVGSKILIAEMMNKYDTVGIDCIAMVVNDILCVGAEPIALVDYLAVEKPDPERASEIAEGLVKGAEESRIAIIGGETASLPGIIKDFDLAGTGIGFVDIDKIITGENIQPGNVLIGIESNGIHSNGYSLARKALFDDAGFTVDDKMPNGETTIGEELIRPTELYVKPIVALFEKEYKINGLAHITGGGFTNLRRLKKGVGYDITDLPEVPEIFKLIYEQNVDIKEMYKVFNMGVGFVVIADESEAEKIMDTLKEYCNCQIIGKVTDDEKITVKAFEGSEIEY; encoded by the coding sequence ATGGTTACTTATTCAGAATCTGGTGTTGACATAGACCTTGAAGCAGTCACTGTTTCAAAATTAGCTGACAAACTCAAGTCAACATTATCATGTAGAGATATTATTACAGACAGTGGTCATTATGCGGCTTTAGTGAAATTAGGAGATAAAGCCATTGCAATGAGTACTGACGGTGTTGGAAGTAAAATTTTGATTGCTGAAATGATGAATAAATACGATACAGTAGGTATCGACTGCATTGCCATGGTTGTAAATGACATTTTATGTGTCGGAGCAGAACCAATAGCCTTAGTTGATTACCTTGCTGTTGAAAAACCTGACCCTGAAAGAGCTTCCGAAATTGCAGAAGGACTTGTCAAAGGTGCAGAAGAATCAAGAATTGCAATTATCGGTGGAGAAACTGCGTCACTTCCGGGAATCATTAAGGATTTTGACCTTGCAGGAACAGGCATTGGATTCGTAGACATCGATAAAATAATCACTGGTGAAAATATCCAACCAGGAAATGTTTTAATAGGTATTGAAAGCAATGGAATCCATTCCAACGGATACAGTTTAGCAAGAAAAGCTTTATTTGATGATGCCGGATTTACTGTAGATGATAAGATGCCTAATGGTGAAACTACCATTGGGGAAGAATTGATAAGACCAACTGAACTTTACGTCAAACCTATTGTGGCATTATTTGAAAAAGAATATAAAATTAATGGACTTGCCCACATTACCGGAGGAGGTTTCACCAACCTTAGACGCCTGAAAAAAGGTGTTGGATATGACATAACCGACCTTCCAGAAGTTCCAGAAATATTCAAGTTAATATACGAACAAAATGTCGACATCAAAGAGATGTACAAAGTTTTCAATATGGGTGTCGGCTTTGTCGTTATTGCTGATGAAAGTGAAGCTGAAAAAATTATGGATACTTTAAAAGAATACTGCAACTGCCAAATTATAGGCAAAGTAACTGATGATGAAAAAATCACCGTCAAAGCTTTTGAAGGATCTGAAATCGAATACTGA
- the comC gene encoding L-sulfolactate dehydrogenase yields the protein MKIMKDKEIALVKEILKKLGASEEDSEFVAEATIDADLKGFTSHGLGRFPQYLISIEAGTINLDDDIVIEKETPAIALINGNSGFGQAVSYKAMQLAIKKAKEVGIGCVGVHNTNHFGVTGFYSDLALRENCIGLVLANTDPAIAPLGGSEPLIGTNPLALGIPSKTYITVDMATSVTARGKIIESKRKGLDLPDGWALDKDGNPTNDPEAALEGSILPFGGFKGYAIAALIEILTGPLVQAGYGHGVTGTASPTKDCTKGDLYVAVDPSKFGDFNEFVEHTEDFVSQIRATGETVAIPGDLEVKRIAEAEANGIAIDDKLYEQLKEICGNLDIDIDSYMEE from the coding sequence ATGAAGATAATGAAAGATAAGGAAATAGCTCTCGTGAAGGAAATATTGAAAAAATTGGGAGCTAGTGAAGAAGACAGCGAATTTGTAGCTGAAGCAACAATAGATGCTGATTTAAAAGGATTTACATCACATGGGTTAGGTAGATTCCCACAATACTTAATTAGTATCGAAGCAGGAACCATAAACTTAGATGATGATATTGTTATTGAAAAAGAAACTCCTGCAATTGCTTTAATTAATGGTAACAGCGGATTTGGACAAGCAGTCTCATATAAAGCTATGCAATTAGCCATTAAAAAAGCCAAAGAAGTTGGTATTGGATGTGTTGGAGTACACAATACAAATCACTTTGGAGTCACTGGATTTTATTCTGATTTAGCATTAAGGGAAAACTGCATCGGTTTAGTGCTTGCAAATACCGACCCGGCAATCGCACCATTGGGAGGCAGTGAACCTTTAATCGGAACCAATCCTCTCGCATTAGGAATTCCTTCCAAGACATACATAACTGTAGATATGGCAACTTCCGTAACTGCACGTGGAAAAATCATCGAATCAAAAAGAAAAGGTCTCGATTTGCCTGACGGATGGGCATTAGATAAAGACGGAAACCCAACAAATGACCCTGAAGCAGCGCTTGAAGGATCAATCTTACCATTTGGTGGATTTAAGGGATATGCAATTGCAGCATTGATTGAGATATTAACTGGACCATTGGTACAGGCAGGATATGGACATGGCGTGACCGGAACCGCTTCACCAACCAAGGACTGTACTAAAGGGGACTTGTATGTTGCAGTCGACCCATCCAAATTTGGGGACTTCAATGAATTCGTCGAACATACCGAAGACTTTGTCTCACAAATTAGGGCAACCGGTGAAACTGTAGCAATTCCAGGAGATTTGGAAGTTAAAAGAATTGCTGAAGCTGAAGCCAATGGAATCGCTATTGATGATAAATTATATGAACAACTAAAAGAAATCTGTGGCAATTTAGACATTGACATCGATTCTTACATGGAAGAATAG